Proteins encoded within one genomic window of Brassica rapa cultivar Chiifu-401-42 chromosome A09, CAAS_Brap_v3.01, whole genome shotgun sequence:
- the LOC103839385 gene encoding cytosolic sulfotransferase 12-like isoform X2: protein MTSSSVPIYLGDEDLTQETRDLLSSLPSEKGWLVSQIYQFEGSWHTQGLVQGILNCQKNFKAKDSDIILATTPKSDYRVSPDVDFSELPSPRLMQTHLQHHSLPASIKSSSCKIVYCCRDPKDVFVSLWHFGRKLSPEETAEYPIEKVVEAFCQGKFIGGPFWDHVLEYWYESRKNPNKVLFVTYEELKKQTEVEVKRIADFIGCGFTAEEEVSEIVKLCSFESLSKLEVNRQGKLPNGIESNSYFRKGEIGGWRDTLSESLAEVIDRTTEEKFRGSGLKFSC, encoded by the exons ATGACATCATCATCTGTTCCTATTTACTTGGGAGATGAAGATCTGACACAAGAAACAAGAGATCTGCTTTCTTCTCTTCCAAGCGAGAAAGGTTGGTTGGTCAGTCAAATCTATCAATTCGAAGGAAGTTGGCACACACAAGGTCTGGTACAAGGAATCTTGAACTGCCAGAAAAACTTTAAAGCCAAAGATTCAGACATAATCCTCGCCACCACTCCTAAATCAG ATTACCGCGTATCTCCAGACGTCGATTTCTCCGAGTTGCCTTCTCCAAGACTCATGCAAACGCACTTACAGCATCATTCTCTGCCGGCATCCATTAAGAGCTCGTCTTGTAAGATTGTATATTGTTGCAGAGACCCTAAGGACGTGTTTGTTTCCTTATGGCATTTCGGGAGGAAACTTTCTCCTGAAGAAACCGCGGAGTATCCGATTGAAAAAGTGGTTGAAGCGTTTTGTCAAGGGAAGTTTATTGGTGGACCCTTTTGGGATCATGTGTTGGAGTACTGGTACGAAAGCCGCAAGAATCCGAACAAGGTCTTGTTTGTTACATACGAGGAGCTCAAGAAGCAGACCGAAGTTGAGGTTAAGCGAATCGCTGACTTCATTGGATGTGGTTTTACTGCTGAGGAAGAAGTGAGTGAGATTGTGAAGTTGTGTAGTTTTGAGAGTTTGAGTAAACTGGAAGTTAATAGACAAGGGAAATTGCCAAATGGAATAGAGTCTAACTCTTACTTTAGAAAGGGAGAGATTGGAGGTTGGAGAGATACTTTGAGTGAGTCCTTGGCAGAAGTAATAGATAGAACCACTGAAGAGAAGTTTAGAGGTTCTGGTCTGAAATTTTCTTGTTGA
- the LOC103839385 gene encoding cytosolic sulfotransferase 12-like isoform X1, producing MTSSSVPIYLGDEDLTQETRDLLSSLPSEKGWLVSQIYQFEGSWHTQGLVQGILNCQKNFKAKDSDIILATTPKSGTTWLKALLFALIHRDKFPVSSKHPLLATNPHPLVPYLEADYRVSPDVDFSELPSPRLMQTHLQHHSLPASIKSSSCKIVYCCRDPKDVFVSLWHFGRKLSPEETAEYPIEKVVEAFCQGKFIGGPFWDHVLEYWYESRKNPNKVLFVTYEELKKQTEVEVKRIADFIGCGFTAEEEVSEIVKLCSFESLSKLEVNRQGKLPNGIESNSYFRKGEIGGWRDTLSESLAEVIDRTTEEKFRGSGLKFSC from the coding sequence ATGACATCATCATCTGTTCCTATTTACTTGGGAGATGAAGATCTGACACAAGAAACAAGAGATCTGCTTTCTTCTCTTCCAAGCGAGAAAGGTTGGTTGGTCAGTCAAATCTATCAATTCGAAGGAAGTTGGCACACACAAGGTCTGGTACAAGGAATCTTGAACTGCCAGAAAAACTTTAAAGCCAAAGATTCAGACATAATCCTCGCCACCACTCCTAAATCAGGTACGACTTGGTTAAAAGCTCTTCTCTTTGCTCTCATTCACCGAGACAAGTTTCCTGTTTCTAGTAAGCATCCTCTTCTAGCTACCAATCCGCACCCCCTTGTGCCCTACTTGGAAGCAGATTACCGCGTATCTCCAGACGTCGATTTCTCCGAGTTGCCTTCTCCAAGACTCATGCAAACGCACTTACAGCATCATTCTCTGCCGGCATCCATTAAGAGCTCGTCTTGTAAGATTGTATATTGTTGCAGAGACCCTAAGGACGTGTTTGTTTCCTTATGGCATTTCGGGAGGAAACTTTCTCCTGAAGAAACCGCGGAGTATCCGATTGAAAAAGTGGTTGAAGCGTTTTGTCAAGGGAAGTTTATTGGTGGACCCTTTTGGGATCATGTGTTGGAGTACTGGTACGAAAGCCGCAAGAATCCGAACAAGGTCTTGTTTGTTACATACGAGGAGCTCAAGAAGCAGACCGAAGTTGAGGTTAAGCGAATCGCTGACTTCATTGGATGTGGTTTTACTGCTGAGGAAGAAGTGAGTGAGATTGTGAAGTTGTGTAGTTTTGAGAGTTTGAGTAAACTGGAAGTTAATAGACAAGGGAAATTGCCAAATGGAATAGAGTCTAACTCTTACTTTAGAAAGGGAGAGATTGGAGGTTGGAGAGATACTTTGAGTGAGTCCTTGGCAGAAGTAATAGATAGAACCACTGAAGAGAAGTTTAGAGGTTCTGGTCTGAAATTTTCTTGTTGA
- the LOC117127708 gene encoding uncharacterized protein LOC117127708 yields the protein MQDFQAHFGYDNLVTVDPIGRSGGLALYYNNEFEVKISYTSNRMIDVEAVALGRRVYITFVYGDPVQELREQVWERLTRFGLVRSEPWFVIGDLNEITGNHEKDGGAIRSPDSFVPFNTMIRNGGLLEFPARGNKLSWQGRRGKGVGAVMVRCRLDRALANEEWHTLFPCSYTEYLRMVASDHRPVVAYLEDKVVRRKGQFKFDKRWIGQDGLLEAITSGWKEQNGSQPEPFVTKISNCRHEIAKWRKDNPPFGKEKINELQKALEEVQMDNNRSQEDILDVSRKLQEAYKDEENYWFQKSRNMWYSSGDRNTEFYHALTRQRRVRNRIVGLHDVDGNWITDDEGVEKVAVNYFDELFTTTSPTAFDNFLSEIQPSISTQTNGWLLRLATEEEIRQALFMMHPGKAPGPDGMTALFFQHSWHIIKTDLVELVNKFLLTGELDTRLNITNICMIPKTERPTRMTELRPISLCNVGYKIISKVLCQRLKICLPSLISETQSAFVAGRLISDNILIAQEMFHGLRANKACQGKFMAIKTDMSKAYDRLEWDFIQAILLKMGFDTHWVKLMMACISSVQYRVLLNGQPRGLIIPQRGLRQGDPLSPYLFILCTEALIANIKKAERENQLTGMKVARACPSISHLLFADDSLFFCKAQEAECQTILRILQDYAAVSGQLINFQKSSIQFGHKIEDSRRQMMRDILGIQNVGGMGTYLGLPENMGGSKIQIFGFVQDRVSSRVNGWTFRYFTKGGKEVVIKSVVTAMPNHVMSCYRLPKANTKKITSVVARFWWSPGGSTRGMHWKSWDKVCAPKDQGGLGFKDIMDFNTAMLGKQLWRLIEKPNTLFARVFKGRYYRNASPLDPIRSYSPSYGWRSIISARSLVSKGLIKRVGSGSTISVWNDPWLPTTRPRPANQNQSSLYPDLTVDSLIDPDSRSWNLHALHTLVDPEDVKIITSIPLSRSQMADRDGWHFAKNGRYTVKSGYQVERVYPDQQSQAETYGPTVDSLKAFCWKLRCPPKLRHFLWQILSGCLSVRKNLQARGMQGDICCARCGAPEESINHVFFECPPAIQTWALSKIPSNPAIFPTESLYANIDHLFWRVTPKMDDHQFAWILWYIWKARNSKVFSDLDIDPRDTLGKAETESVLWADAQVIPEHDAHQRDMAPIPVRPGRWCFSDGSWKANDIFSGQGWYSTLPGFDGLMGARNTRASLSPLHAEFESLIWAMEYIKTLSTGFQSSEIIYVPRTQNTQADKLARSARIQPSFVVHMDAELPSWLTESI from the exons ATGCAGGACTTTCAAGCACATTTTGGCTATGATAACTTGGTTACGGTGGATCCCATTGGCAGAAGTGGGGGCTTAGCCCTGTACTATAATAATGAGTTTGAGGTCAAAATTTCCTACACAAGTAATAGGATGATAGATGTGGAAGCAGTGGCTCTTGGAAGAAGAGTTTACATCACTTTTGTTTACGGGGATCCAGTTCAGGAATTAAGGGAACAAGTATGGGAAAGGTTAACCCGGTTTGGGCTTGTGCGCTCTGAACCCTGGTTTGTCATAGGGGATCTCAATGAGATCACTGGTAATCATGAAAAAGATGGAGGGGCGATAAGGAGCCCTGATTCTTTCGTTCCTTTTAATACTATGATTCGGAATGGCGGACTATTAGAGTTCCCAGCACGTGGGAATAAATTGTCCTGGCAAGGACGGAGGGGTAAGGGAGTGGGTGCAGTGATGGTTCGATGTCGTTTGGATCGGGCTCTGGCCAATGAGGAATGGCATACTCTATTCCCATGTTCATACACGGAATACCTCCGTATGGTGGCATCGGATCATCGACCGGTGGTGGCTTATCTGGAGGACAAAGTAGTAAGGAGGAAAGGACAGTTTAAGTTTGACAAACGTTGGATCGGACAGGATGGCTTATTAGAGGCTATCACTTCCGGCTGGAAGGAACAAAATGGATCCCAACCAGAACCGTTTGTCACAAAGATTAGTAATTGTCGACATGAAATTGCAAAGTGGAGAAAGGATAATCCCCCTTTcggaaaggaaaaaataaatgagcTACAAAAAGCTCTAGAGGAGGTTCAGATGGATAATAACAGGTCACAGGAGGATATCCTGGATGTCTCTAGGAAGTTACAAGAGGCATATAAGGATGAAGAAAACTATTGGTTTCAAAAGAGTAGGAATATGTGGTATTCATCTGGGGACCGCAATACAGAATTTTATCATGCATTGACAAGGCAGCGGCGGGTGAGAAATAGAATTGTTGGACTACATGATGTTGATGGTAACTGGATAACGGATGACGAGGGAGTGGAGAAGGTAGCAGTGAATTACTTTGATGAGCTGTTCACTACTACCTCTCCAACGGCTTTCGACAATTTTTTATCAGAAATACAACCATCTATCTCTACGCAGACGAATGGGTGGTTATTAAGACTGGCTACTGAGGAAGAGATCCGGCAAGCTCTGTTTATGATGCATCCAGGCAAAGCCCCAGGCCCTGATGGAATGACTGCATTATTCTTTCAACATTCATGGCATATCATTAAGACAGATTTGGTGGAGTTGGTAAATAAATTTCTGCTTACGGGGGAACTGGATACACGGTTAAACATTACTAATATATGTATGATTCCAAAAACAGAGAGGCCGACAAGGATGACGGAATTACGGCCCATAAGCCTATGTAATGTTgggtataaaattatttctaagGTATTATGCCAACGGCTGAAGATATGTTTACCATCGCTTATATCAGAAACTCAATCAGCCTTTGTGGCAGGACGTCTGATCTCGGATAATATCCTTATAGcacaggaaatgtttcatggtttGAGGGCCAATAAGGCATGCCAAGGTAAATTTATGGCCATCAAGACAGATATGAGTAAGGCGTATGACAGGCTTGAATGGGATTTTATCCAGGCAATCTTGCTGAAAATGGGATTTGATACTCATTGGGTTAAACTTATGATGGCCTGTATCTCATCGGTTCAATATAGAGTTTTACTCAATGGTCAACCAAGGGGTCTTATTATCCCACAAAGGGGCTTAAGACAGGGAGATCCGTTATCCccctatttatttatattatgcaCAGAGGCGCTAATTGCGAATATTAAAAAAGCGGAACGGGAGAATCAGTTGACTGGGATGAAGGTGGCTCGCGCTTGTCCTTCGATATCTCACCTTCTCTTTGCGGACGATAGCCTCTTTTTCTGCAAAGCACAAGAGGCAGAGTGTCAAACCATTCTTAGGATCCTCCAGGATTATGCTGCAGTTTCTGGACAATTGATTAATTTCCAAAAATCGTCCATTCAGTTTGGACATAAGATTGAGGATTCAAGAAGACAGATGATGCGAGATATCTTAGGAATACAGAATGTTGGTGGTATGGGTACTTACTTAGGTCTCCCAGAGAATATGGGAGGATCAAAGATCCAAATTTTTGGATTTGTACAGGATAGAGTAAGCTCTCGGGTTAATGGATGGACTTTTCGATATTTTACTAAGGGGGGAAAGGAGGTGGTAATTAAATCGGTAGTCACTGCGATGCCAAATCATGTGATGTCGTGTTACCGCTTGCCCAAAGCAAATACGAAGAAAATTACTAGTGTTGTGGCTAGATTTTGGTGGAGCCCTGGGGGAAGCACAAGAGGTATGCACTGGAAATCCTGGGATAAAGTTTGTGCGCCTAAGGACCAGGGTGGTCTGGGTTTTAAGGACATAATGGATTTTAATACAGCAATGCTGGGTAAACAGTTATGGCGACTCATTGAGAAGCCGAACACGTTGTTTGCCCGCGTGTTTAAGGGTCGGTACTACAGGAATGCATCACCCCTGGATCCGATTCGTTCCTACTCTCCATCCTATGGGTGGAGGAGTATTatctctgctagatctctggtaagcaaaggactaattaaaagggtgggaTCAGGATCAACCATATCCGTATGGAATGATccatggctcccaaccactcgcccgagaccagcaaatcAAAACCAATCTTCTCTTTACCCAGACCTTACAGTTGACTCGCTCATAGATCCAGACTCACGCTCATGGAATTTACATGCTCTTCACACCTTGGTGGATCCTGAAGACGTGAAAATCATTACAAGTATACCACTGAGTAGGTCTCAGATGGCAGATAGAGATGGATGGCACTTTGCGAAAAATGGACGGTATACGGTTAAATCAGGTTATCAGGTGGAACGGGTATACCCAGATCAGCAATCTCAGGCAGAGACCTACGGACCCACGGTAGATTCACTCAAGGCCTTCTGCTGGAAACTTCGTTGCCCACCGAAACTCCGACATTTTCTGTGGCAAATATTATCTGGATGTCTATCGGTTAGGAAAAATTTGCAGGCAAGAGGGATGCAAGGAGATATCTGTTGTGCTCGATGTGGGGCTCCAGAGGAATCTATAAACCATGTcttttttgaatgtccaccgGCAATTCAGACATGGGCGCTTTCTAAGATTCCATCTAATCCTGCAATCTTTCCAACGGAATCACTCTACGCAAACATAGATCATCTATTTTGGCGCGTTACTCCAAAGATGGATGATCATCAATTTGCGTGGATACTTTGGTACATATGGAAAGCAAGGAATAGTAAGGTATTTAGTGATCTGGATATTGATCCTCGTGATACTCTTGGGAAGGCCGAGACAGAATCTGTTCTGTGGGCTGATGCACAGGTGATTCCTGAGCATGATGCACACCAGAGAGATATGGCTCCCATACCGGTGAGACCGGGCAGGTGGTGCTTCTCTGATGGCTCATGGAAGGCAAACGATATTTTCTCGGGACAAGGATGGTATAGCACCTTACCAGGTTTTGACGGTTTGATGGGTGCAAGAAACACAAGAGCCAGTCTTTCACCTCTCCATGCAGAGTTTGAATCACTAatctgggcaatggaat ATATCAAGACCCTTAGCACGGGATTTCAGAGCTCGGAGATCATCTATGTACCAAGAACACAGAACACACAGGCGGACAAACTAGCACGCAGTGCAAGAATCCAACCGTcgttcgtcgttcacatggatgcagagctACCCTCTTGGTtaacagagtctatatga